A single Candidatus Krumholzibacteriia bacterium DNA region contains:
- a CDS encoding aldehyde dehydrogenase family protein yields MHEFLKTLKIEDKNSGASSRNWIENPGGEELDVFCPGDGSKIASVTQASVEDYEKIVSESVEAFKEWRRVPAPERGQIVRIFASAFRDYKEPLGQLVSYEMGKILSEGEGEVQEMIDIADFAVGLSRTIGGPTLPSERPGHRLMEQWHPLGPVGVVTAFNFPVAVWAWNAMIAAVCGDSTIWKPSSKTPLTAIAVQHICNEVMKSKDLPPIFSLVVGRGSSVGEMLINDRRVPLISATGSTRMGCHVGKTVGGRLGRTLLELGGNNAIIVDETANLDLALRATVFGAVGTAGQRCTSTRRLFLHESLAEDFTAKLVKVYESISIGDPLDRSTLMGPLIDEDAVSTMLDALEAVKAQGGEILTGGQRLDRSGHFVQPTIVRGPADMEIVREETFAPVLYVFPYSDLDQAIEAHNSVDQGLSSAMFSTNFMNAEKFLGPEGSDCGIANINAGTSGAEIGGAFGGEKDTGGGRESGSDAWKIYMRRQTNTLNYSTDMPLAQGVEFDI; encoded by the coding sequence ATGCACGAGTTTTTGAAAACCCTGAAAATCGAGGACAAGAATTCCGGAGCCAGTTCGCGCAACTGGATCGAGAATCCGGGCGGGGAGGAACTGGATGTGTTCTGCCCAGGAGACGGTTCTAAAATCGCAAGCGTCACGCAGGCTTCGGTGGAAGACTACGAGAAGATCGTCAGCGAGTCTGTGGAGGCCTTCAAGGAATGGCGCAGGGTTCCTGCCCCGGAGCGCGGGCAGATCGTCCGGATCTTTGCCTCCGCCTTCCGTGACTACAAGGAACCCCTTGGCCAGCTCGTCAGCTACGAAATGGGCAAGATTCTCAGCGAGGGCGAAGGCGAAGTGCAGGAAATGATCGACATCGCCGATTTTGCCGTCGGTCTCAGCCGCACGATTGGCGGGCCGACTCTTCCGAGTGAACGCCCGGGACACCGTCTTATGGAACAGTGGCATCCTCTTGGTCCGGTCGGCGTGGTCACCGCCTTCAATTTCCCGGTGGCCGTCTGGGCCTGGAATGCGATGATCGCTGCTGTTTGCGGGGACTCCACCATCTGGAAGCCATCAAGCAAGACTCCTCTCACGGCCATCGCCGTTCAGCACATCTGCAACGAAGTAATGAAGAGCAAGGATCTGCCTCCGATCTTCAGTCTCGTGGTGGGACGCGGTTCCAGCGTGGGCGAAATGCTCATCAATGACCGTCGTGTTCCCCTGATCAGCGCGACGGGTTCCACCCGCATGGGCTGCCATGTTGGTAAAACCGTGGGCGGCCGTCTCGGACGCACCCTCCTGGAACTCGGGGGAAACAACGCCATCATCGTCGACGAAACTGCGAATCTCGATCTCGCGCTTCGTGCAACGGTCTTTGGCGCGGTCGGCACGGCCGGACAACGATGCACTTCTACGCGCCGGCTCTTTCTCCATGAGTCTCTGGCCGAGGACTTCACGGCCAAACTGGTGAAGGTCTATGAGTCCATCTCCATCGGAGACCCGCTCGACCGCAGCACCCTGATGGGTCCGCTCATCGACGAAGATGCGGTCAGCACCATGCTGGACGCTCTGGAAGCCGTGAAGGCCCAGGGCGGCGAGATCCTCACCGGGGGCCAGCGCCTGGATCGGTCGGGGCACTTCGTGCAACCGACCATTGTCCGTGGTCCCGCGGACATGGAAATCGTTCGGGAGGAAACTTTTGCTCCCGTCCTCTATGTCTTCCCTTACTCGGATCTGGATCAGGCCATCGAAGCCCATAACTCGGTGGATCAGGGACTTTCAAGTGCCATGTTCTCCACCAATTTCATGAACGCCGAAAAGTTCCTCGGACCCGAGGGCTCGGACTGCGGCATCGCCAATATCAATGCAGGCACCAGCGGTGCGGAGATTGGCGGGGCCTTTGGAGGAGAAAAGGACACGGGTGGCGGACGGGAATCGGGAAGCGACGCATGGAAAATCTACATGCGCCGCCAGACCAATACCCTGAATTACTCCACGGACATGCCCCTGGCCCAGGGCGTGGAGTTCGACATCTAG
- a CDS encoding DUF4920 domain-containing protein, which yields MRKILFLFALLPLLILASCGEKEVALPTWTGGAEMTLSKSTSLADVVASAEAFVDKQLLLEGTVVGVCKGSGCWVQLDDGKGNKFYCKSMDHSIAFPKDCEGKTARVQGTMLAQPSSGHSECAHGEDEGHEGHEDHAGEEAHTCPSPTYLVNIEGAVLL from the coding sequence ATGCGCAAGATTCTGTTCCTCTTTGCCCTGCTGCCCCTGCTGATCCTCGCCTCCTGTGGCGAAAAGGAAGTGGCGCTTCCGACCTGGACCGGCGGTGCGGAAATGACCCTGAGCAAGAGCACCAGCCTGGCCGATGTCGTTGCCTCGGCCGAAGCCTTCGTTGACAAGCAACTGCTTCTGGAAGGAACCGTTGTAGGCGTCTGCAAGGGAAGTGGTTGCTGGGTGCAACTGGATGACGGAAAGGGCAACAAGTTCTATTGCAAGAGCATGGACCACAGCATCGCCTTCCCCAAGGACTGTGAAGGCAAGACGGCAAGAGTGCAAGGCACCATGCTCGCCCAGCCCTCCTCCGGTCACTCCGAGTGCGCGCACGGCGAGGATGAAGGGCACGAGGGACATGAAGACCACGCGGGCGAAGAAGCCCACACCTGTCCCTCCCCCACCTATCTGGTCAACATTGAGGGAGCCGTGCTTCTCTAG
- a CDS encoding ATP-binding cassette domain-containing protein: protein MLHLKLDYRRGDFHLELELTSEHRITALSGDSGSGKTTLLDLIAGLKTPRAGRIEVDGTLLFDSSQGLDIPVEDRRVGYLFQDGKLFPHLSVKDNLLYGRKRRQYEGPALEEVVSVLELGNMLERSPNRLSGGEKQRVALGRALLSAPRILLLDEPLANLDEGAKTRILDYLDRTLRHFQLPALFVSHSSREIRDLADWLILIGKGNVLRQGLPAGMLAGADS from the coding sequence ATGCTGCATCTGAAGCTGGACTACCGCCGAGGCGACTTCCATCTGGAACTGGAACTTACAAGCGAACACAGGATCACCGCTCTCAGCGGCGATTCGGGAAGCGGGAAAACCACCCTGCTGGACCTGATTGCAGGGCTGAAGACCCCCCGAGCAGGGAGAATTGAAGTGGATGGCACGCTTCTCTTCGACTCTTCGCAAGGTCTGGACATTCCGGTGGAAGATCGACGGGTGGGCTACCTTTTTCAGGACGGCAAGCTCTTCCCGCATTTGAGCGTGAAAGACAACCTGCTCTATGGAAGAAAGCGACGTCAGTACGAGGGTCCCGCTCTGGAGGAAGTCGTGTCGGTCCTCGAACTGGGGAACATGCTGGAACGAAGCCCGAACCGGCTTTCCGGCGGGGAAAAACAGCGGGTGGCTCTGGGAAGGGCTCTTCTCAGTGCTCCCCGCATCCTGCTCCTCGACGAGCCCCTGGCCAATCTTGACGAAGGCGCCAAGACCCGCATTCTCGATTACCTCGACCGGACTCTTCGTCACTTCCAGCTTCCCGCTCTTTTTGTTTCCCACAGCAGTCGGGAAATCCGGGATCTGGCCGACTGGCTGATCCTGATCGGGAAAGGGAATGTCCTGAGACAGGGACTTCCCGCCGGGATGCTTGCGGGCGCCGATTCTTGA
- the modB gene encoding molybdate ABC transporter permease subunit: MSASEWQALLLSLKVSLFASLLSLPPGILLASWLARGRSRLRWIIEALVQVPLVLPPLVTGFFLLLLFGRGSLLGSWLESLGLRVVFDWKGAALAAAVVSFPLLVRAARIAFEQVDPSLPLAARSLGAGRWDTFLTVTLPLARRGVLAGLLLSFTRAFGEFGATIILASNIPGRTQTVPLAIYSLIQGSGGEAAALRLAGICVLVSLIAMIAVHFLEPGRKEVD, translated from the coding sequence ATGAGCGCTTCTGAATGGCAGGCCCTGCTACTCTCCCTCAAGGTGAGTCTCTTTGCCAGCCTTCTGTCCCTTCCCCCGGGAATCCTGCTGGCCAGTTGGCTTGCCCGGGGGCGCAGCCGCCTGCGCTGGATTATTGAAGCGCTGGTGCAGGTTCCCCTGGTTCTGCCTCCCCTGGTGACCGGCTTTTTTCTTCTTCTGCTTTTCGGCCGGGGCAGCCTTCTGGGAAGCTGGCTGGAGAGTCTCGGACTCCGGGTGGTTTTCGACTGGAAGGGAGCCGCGCTGGCCGCCGCCGTCGTCAGTTTCCCCCTGCTTGTTCGCGCCGCCCGGATTGCCTTTGAGCAGGTCGATCCCTCCCTGCCCCTGGCTGCCCGAAGCCTGGGAGCCGGCCGATGGGACACCTTCCTCACGGTCACACTTCCCCTTGCCCGCCGGGGGGTTCTCGCGGGCCTGCTTCTATCTTTCACCCGCGCCTTTGGAGAATTCGGTGCCACCATTATACTGGCAAGCAATATCCCCGGCCGCACCCAGACCGTGCCACTTGCCATCTACTCCCTGATCCAGGGAAGCGGCGGGGAGGCCGCCGCCCTTCGCCTGGCCGGCATCTGTGTCCTGGTCAGCTTGATCGCCATGATCGCAGTACACTTCCTGGAACCCGGTCGAAAGGAAGTGGACTGA
- the modA gene encoding molybdate ABC transporter substrate-binding protein: MSRLLPILCIPLLIACEGGKGREVLYFHTAASLRDAVTEIASVWEERSGQRVLPIFASSSTLALQIEKGAEADLFLPANPLWADHVEAHRAVLSRKDLLGGRLALVCPPGNPAHIRGIADLGSANVKDIALGDPRHVPAGIYAVEWLKAAGLYEDTHKKLRPAKDVRAALSWVERREADAGLVYASDALRSLVETLDLIDPPTAIRYPLLLLEAPSGKPKAGTEALFDWLSGPEAGALFRSYGFSPLE; encoded by the coding sequence TTGAGTCGACTTCTCCCGATTCTCTGCATCCCACTCCTGATCGCCTGTGAAGGCGGGAAGGGGCGGGAGGTTCTCTATTTCCACACAGCCGCAAGCCTTCGCGATGCCGTCACGGAGATCGCCAGCGTCTGGGAAGAAAGAAGCGGGCAGCGGGTTCTTCCCATCTTTGCCAGTTCCTCCACGCTCGCCCTTCAGATTGAAAAGGGCGCAGAGGCCGATCTCTTCCTTCCTGCCAATCCTCTCTGGGCGGATCATGTCGAAGCTCATCGGGCTGTTCTGTCCCGCAAGGATCTTCTCGGAGGGCGACTGGCCCTGGTCTGCCCCCCGGGCAATCCTGCTCACATCCGGGGAATCGCAGACCTTGGCTCCGCTAATGTCAAGGACATCGCTCTCGGCGACCCCCGCCATGTGCCCGCCGGAATCTACGCAGTGGAATGGCTCAAGGCAGCAGGGCTCTATGAAGACACCCACAAGAAGCTCCGCCCCGCAAAGGACGTGCGGGCCGCTCTCTCCTGGGTCGAACGCAGGGAAGCTGATGCGGGACTGGTCTACGCCTCCGATGCTCTTCGAAGCCTTGTGGAAACTCTCGATTTGATAGACCCTCCCACAGCAATCCGCTACCCTCTTCTTCTTTTGGAGGCTCCGTCCGGAAAGCCGAAAGCCGGAACGGAAGCTCTCTTTGACTGGCTCAGCGGGCCCGAGGCGGGGGCACTCTTTCGGAGCTATGGCTTTTCTCCCCTGGAGTAA
- the pckA gene encoding phosphoenolpyruvate carboxykinase (ATP), translating to MSVSVEALGLEKVGIREAGQIYRNLNHEELFEHEVRKEDGTVTANGTMAVDTGKFTGRSPKDKYFVEEESSKDNLWWGPVNEKIDTDVFNQLLEKVQGHLNGKDLYVTDAYCGANEDTRMKLRVVSEIAWQSHFIRNMFIRPTEDELEGFEQDFTILVATEITDEEWKAHGLNSEVFVAFDLGRKLAIIGGTKYGGEMKKGMFSVMNYFLPLQGIAAMHCSANMNENGDTALFFGLSGTGKTTLSTDPDRALIGDDEHGWDEDGIFNFEGGCYAKCIDLDPKTEPDIYNAIRRDALLENVVIDPETKEVVYSDASKTQNTRVSYPIYHIDNIVKPVSKGGHPNNIIFLTYDAFGVLPPVSRLDKGMAMYHYLSGYTSKVAGTERGIDEPQATFSACFGSPFLTLHPTDYAKILGRKIDEHGSKAWLVNTGFTGGAYGTGHRMDLPTTRKLITGILDGSLDKANYTPHPIFLVEVPDQLEGVDPKILDPRETWEDKAAYDDNARNLAAMFIKNFEQYLLDGDDFDFTAHGPKLDQA from the coding sequence ATGAGTGTCAGCGTTGAAGCGCTCGGCCTGGAAAAAGTAGGAATCCGCGAGGCCGGCCAGATCTATCGCAATCTGAATCACGAGGAACTCTTCGAACATGAAGTTCGCAAGGAAGACGGTACGGTTACCGCAAACGGAACCATGGCCGTGGACACGGGCAAGTTCACGGGACGCTCCCCGAAAGACAAGTATTTCGTGGAAGAGGAGAGCAGCAAGGACAATCTCTGGTGGGGTCCGGTGAACGAGAAGATCGACACCGATGTCTTCAACCAGCTGCTCGAAAAGGTGCAGGGTCACCTCAATGGCAAGGATCTCTATGTGACCGACGCCTATTGCGGGGCCAACGAAGACACTCGCATGAAGCTTCGCGTGGTCAGCGAGATCGCCTGGCAGAGCCATTTCATCCGCAACATGTTCATTCGCCCGACCGAGGATGAACTCGAGGGCTTCGAGCAGGACTTCACCATTCTGGTCGCCACGGAAATCACCGACGAGGAATGGAAAGCCCACGGACTGAACTCCGAAGTTTTCGTGGCCTTCGACCTCGGCCGCAAGCTCGCCATCATCGGCGGCACGAAGTACGGCGGCGAGATGAAGAAGGGCATGTTCTCCGTGATGAACTACTTCCTGCCCCTGCAGGGAATCGCGGCCATGCACTGCTCGGCCAACATGAACGAAAACGGGGACACGGCACTCTTCTTCGGTCTGAGCGGAACGGGCAAGACCACGCTGAGTACCGATCCCGACCGCGCCCTGATCGGCGACGATGAGCATGGCTGGGACGAAGACGGGATCTTCAATTTCGAGGGCGGCTGTTACGCAAAATGCATCGATCTTGACCCGAAGACAGAGCCTGACATTTACAATGCCATTCGCCGCGATGCCCTGCTCGAAAATGTGGTCATCGATCCGGAGACGAAGGAAGTCGTGTACTCGGATGCGAGCAAGACACAGAACACGCGTGTCAGCTATCCGATCTACCACATCGACAATATCGTCAAGCCGGTGAGCAAGGGCGGCCACCCGAACAACATCATCTTCCTGACCTACGATGCTTTCGGCGTACTGCCCCCGGTCTCCCGACTGGACAAGGGCATGGCCATGTACCACTACCTCAGTGGATACACGAGCAAGGTCGCGGGAACAGAGCGGGGAATCGACGAACCCCAGGCCACCTTCAGCGCCTGTTTCGGCTCGCCCTTCCTCACCCTGCACCCGACCGATTACGCCAAGATCCTGGGCAGGAAAATTGATGAGCACGGCAGCAAGGCCTGGCTCGTCAACACGGGCTTCACCGGCGGAGCTTATGGGACAGGACATCGCATGGACCTTCCCACGACCCGCAAGCTGATCACCGGCATTCTCGATGGAAGTCTGGATAAGGCGAACTACACGCCCCATCCGATTTTCCTGGTCGAGGTTCCCGACCAGCTCGAAGGCGTTGACCCGAAGATTCTCGATCCGAGGGAAACCTGGGAAGACAAGGCCGCCTACGACGACAATGCGCGGAACTTGGCCGCAATGTTCATCAAGAACTTCGAGCAGTACCTGCTTGACGGAGATGACTTCGACTTCACTGCCCACGGCCCGAAACTGGACCAGGCTTGA
- a CDS encoding peroxiredoxin — MSVQVGQAAPDFSAVAVMGNNEFKEDFKLSDFRGKYVALFFYPLDFTFVCPTEIIEFNRKLEDFRSRGVEVIGVSIDSQFSHWAWKNTVVNDGGIGDIQYPLVADIHKTISRDYGVLIEEAGIALRGTFLIDKEGIVQHATVNALGLGRNIDETLRMVDALKHLEAHGEVCPAGWTEGDEAMTPSSEGVASYLTKHAG; from the coding sequence ATGAGCGTACAGGTTGGTCAGGCGGCCCCCGATTTCAGTGCCGTCGCAGTAATGGGAAACAACGAATTCAAGGAAGACTTCAAGCTGAGTGATTTCCGCGGAAAGTATGTGGCACTCTTCTTCTACCCCCTGGACTTCACCTTTGTGTGTCCCACCGAGATTATCGAGTTCAACCGGAAGCTCGAGGATTTCCGGAGCCGGGGCGTGGAAGTGATCGGCGTCAGCATCGACAGCCAGTTCAGCCACTGGGCCTGGAAGAACACGGTCGTGAATGATGGAGGCATTGGAGACATCCAGTATCCCCTGGTCGCCGACATTCACAAGACCATCAGCCGCGACTATGGCGTGCTGATTGAAGAGGCGGGTATCGCGCTCCGCGGAACCTTCCTCATCGACAAGGAAGGCATCGTGCAGCATGCCACGGTCAATGCACTGGGACTCGGGCGCAACATTGACGAGACCCTTCGCATGGTCGATGCCCTCAAGCATCTGGAAGCGCACGGCGAGGTTTGCCCCGCCGGCTGGACCGAGGGCGATGAGGCCATGACCCCCAGCTCCGAAGGCGTTGCTTCGTACCTGACAAAGCACGCCGGCTAA
- a CDS encoding transcriptional repressor has protein sequence MRLTRQRKAILQHLQRRFDHPTAEMIHEGIRFDMEDVSLATVYRSLGLLNSAGLIQELPDQGRGKRYDGNPLPHHHFFCEQCGSVEDLFAGLPGTLRESLSRIAHGEVRQIQVLLKGICDECKTREEERGSEQ, from the coding sequence ATGAGACTCACAAGACAGAGAAAGGCAATCCTCCAGCACCTCCAGCGGCGCTTCGACCACCCCACGGCCGAAATGATCCACGAGGGCATTCGTTTCGACATGGAGGATGTCAGCCTGGCCACGGTCTACCGGTCACTCGGACTGCTGAACTCTGCCGGTCTCATTCAGGAACTGCCCGATCAGGGCAGGGGCAAGCGCTACGATGGCAACCCCCTCCCTCATCATCATTTCTTCTGCGAGCAGTGTGGCAGCGTGGAAGATCTTTTCGCCGGGCTCCCGGGCACTCTGAGAGAGTCCCTGTCCCGAATTGCGCACGGCGAGGTACGTCAGATTCAGGTGCTGCTCAAGGGCATCTGCGATGAATGCAAAACCCGTGAGGAAGAAAGAGGAAGCGAACAATGA
- a CDS encoding M1 family aminopeptidase, giving the protein MKQILVLALGVLPLHAEPGAHRIALELSPSTHQLSGIDSLHLEKETGSLEFLLHPKLRPSGSGTLESMETDEGLQRWSWTREEPSDLWILHYEGEIWQDVSETVFGREKVGGEISATIGEEGIYLSGSEGWYPLLEGGMCQHRLTTRLPEGWQSLTQGDLVRDEVVDGFQWQCWNADTRSDGMILVAGRFAIDRRQHGNTSIETWFFPEDRRLAETYLEETARYLDLYESFLSPYPYSKFATVENFFPTGYGMPSWTLLGQQILRLPFIVKTSLGHEICHNWWGNSVYVGEGGNWCEGLTVYCADYLYKEMKSAEAAKAYRKNTLKDYTHYSRDGKDFPLSDFVSRHDASSRAVGYGKSMFVFHMLEERIGRDAFRASLRRVIREKQWQDASWSDFFRAAEQEAGLDPMALEAMRQLWVEGKGAPMISLHAASYLDGRLTLEISVEGDFQDLPLELLVENGSGQESHLLTVQRGTQEIAVDLLRAPLVLHLDPDYHLFRRLHEDEMEATLSMILSDEEPLFILEEDLPADLEEACREFASSWVEGEARLIRGDNPAEREAARTVIWMGRSPAPFAPRPEGLQVTPFFTVFQEERFEPGASAIVYTSKRGADRGLMAVLASDPAQVSVIASKVPHYGKYSYLGFASGKNRLKGNWETLESPLSHRFGEE; this is encoded by the coding sequence ATGAAGCAGATTCTCGTCCTGGCTCTCGGCGTTCTCCCTCTTCATGCAGAGCCGGGAGCCCACCGAATTGCCCTGGAACTGAGTCCTTCCACTCACCAGCTCTCCGGCATTGACAGCCTGCATCTGGAGAAAGAGACCGGGAGTCTGGAGTTTCTGCTTCACCCGAAGCTTCGTCCCTCCGGCTCCGGAACCCTGGAATCCATGGAGACAGACGAGGGCCTTCAGCGCTGGTCATGGACTCGTGAAGAGCCCAGCGATCTCTGGATTCTCCACTATGAAGGAGAGATCTGGCAGGATGTGTCGGAGACGGTCTTCGGGCGGGAAAAAGTGGGCGGTGAGATTTCTGCGACCATCGGGGAGGAAGGGATCTATCTCTCGGGAAGCGAGGGCTGGTATCCACTGCTCGAGGGCGGGATGTGCCAGCATCGCCTGACGACCCGCCTGCCCGAGGGCTGGCAGAGCCTCACTCAGGGGGATCTGGTCCGGGATGAAGTCGTCGATGGATTTCAATGGCAATGCTGGAATGCAGACACCCGAAGTGATGGCATGATTCTGGTGGCCGGCCGCTTTGCCATTGATCGAAGGCAGCACGGAAACACCAGCATTGAAACCTGGTTCTTTCCCGAGGATCGTCGCCTTGCGGAAACCTACCTCGAGGAAACCGCCCGCTATCTGGATCTCTACGAGTCCTTTCTTTCTCCCTATCCCTATTCGAAGTTCGCCACGGTGGAGAACTTCTTTCCCACGGGCTATGGCATGCCCAGCTGGACTCTCCTCGGGCAGCAGATCCTGCGCCTGCCCTTCATTGTAAAGACCAGTCTGGGCCATGAGATCTGTCACAACTGGTGGGGCAACTCGGTCTATGTCGGCGAGGGCGGAAACTGGTGTGAAGGGCTCACCGTCTATTGCGCGGATTATCTCTACAAGGAGATGAAGTCTGCGGAGGCGGCGAAGGCCTACCGGAAGAACACCCTGAAGGACTACACGCACTACTCGCGGGATGGAAAGGACTTCCCTCTCAGCGACTTCGTCAGCCGTCATGATGCTTCGAGCCGCGCGGTGGGCTATGGCAAGAGCATGTTCGTCTTTCACATGCTCGAAGAGCGGATCGGGCGTGATGCCTTTCGGGCCTCCCTGCGTCGCGTGATCCGGGAGAAACAGTGGCAGGATGCCAGCTGGTCGGACTTCTTCCGTGCGGCAGAACAGGAGGCGGGTCTGGATCCGATGGCCCTCGAAGCGATGCGGCAACTCTGGGTCGAGGGAAAAGGCGCGCCGATGATTTCACTTCATGCAGCCAGCTACCTCGACGGCCGCTTGACGCTGGAGATTTCGGTGGAGGGTGACTTTCAGGATCTTCCTCTCGAACTTCTTGTGGAAAACGGAAGTGGGCAGGAAAGCCATTTGCTGACCGTCCAAAGGGGGACGCAGGAAATCGCGGTGGATCTGCTCCGGGCACCTCTCGTCCTGCACCTTGATCCCGACTACCACCTCTTTCGCCGCCTTCATGAAGACGAGATGGAAGCCACGCTCAGCATGATTCTTAGCGATGAGGAACCTCTTTTCATTCTGGAAGAAGACCTGCCCGCAGATCTGGAAGAGGCCTGTAGAGAGTTTGCTTCCTCCTGGGTGGAAGGCGAGGCCCGGCTGATCCGGGGCGACAATCCTGCTGAGAGGGAAGCGGCGAGGACGGTCATCTGGATGGGCCGAAGCCCGGCTCCCTTTGCCCCGCGACCGGAAGGACTGCAAGTGACGCCCTTTTTCACCGTCTTTCAGGAAGAAAGATTTGAGCCGGGAGCGAGCGCAATCGTGTATACTTCCAAGCGCGGAGCCGATCGAGGTCTCATGGCAGTCCTTGCCTCGGATCCTGCCCAGGTCTCCGTGATCGCGTCGAAGGTTCCGCACTATGGCAAGTACAGCTACCTCGGTTTTGCCTCCGGGAAGAATCGCCTGAAGGGAAACTGGGAAACCCTGGAGAGTCCGCTCTCCCACCGTTTCGGGGAAGAATGA
- a CDS encoding sodium:solute symporter family protein, which yields MSLSALLLYALFLLYVVLRLFRRKAKDEKDYLLASRSLTLPAFVATTVSSWYGGILGVGEYSYSYGLSNWLVFGVPYYLYALIFALFLAKRARRSSALTVPDQLRQRYGSKVAILGSSVLFFMTAPAAYVLALGTLLVHLTGLPLAPAIVVGTIFSLAYVFRGGLRAVVMTDKIQFTLMFLGFAILLPMAVSRFGGLSWLRDNLPAEHLSWNGGQPFQAIAVWYLIAASTLVEPAFYQRCFAAKDENTARRGLFLSVIFWIVFDFMTTTTGLYARAAMPALADAQFSYPLLAEAVLPPFASALFMLGLLATVMSTIDSYAFLAAVTFGRDIVWRLRGSRGDSNRFSRMGLLVTGLVSVGLALWRESIVGLWHDLGSVGTPVLLFPLALSFGRRKIAAPWILASMISGGTISLAWLMAGKAGLALPLDLEAIFPGLMMSGLICLAGWIRARN from the coding sequence ATGAGCCTTTCTGCACTTCTTCTTTACGCGCTTTTCCTTCTCTATGTCGTCCTGCGTCTGTTTCGCAGAAAGGCCAAGGACGAGAAGGACTACCTGCTTGCCAGCCGTAGCCTGACCCTGCCCGCCTTCGTGGCGACCACGGTTTCGAGTTGGTACGGCGGAATCCTCGGCGTAGGCGAGTACAGTTACAGCTATGGCTTGAGCAACTGGCTGGTCTTCGGGGTTCCCTACTACCTCTACGCGCTGATCTTCGCACTCTTTCTCGCGAAACGGGCGCGGCGAAGCTCGGCGCTCACCGTGCCCGATCAACTCCGGCAACGCTATGGTTCGAAAGTAGCGATTCTTGGAAGCTCCGTTCTCTTTTTCATGACGGCGCCGGCCGCCTATGTGCTGGCTCTCGGAACCCTTCTGGTCCACCTGACCGGCCTGCCTCTTGCCCCGGCCATTGTTGTCGGGACGATCTTCTCTCTGGCCTATGTCTTCCGTGGCGGTCTTCGCGCCGTGGTGATGACCGACAAGATCCAGTTCACCCTGATGTTTCTCGGCTTTGCGATTCTGCTTCCCATGGCGGTCTCCCGCTTCGGAGGTCTTTCCTGGCTTCGCGACAATCTGCCCGCAGAACACCTGAGCTGGAACGGGGGACAGCCCTTTCAGGCGATTGCCGTCTGGTACCTGATCGCCGCATCCACTCTGGTGGAACCCGCCTTCTACCAGCGTTGCTTTGCAGCAAAAGATGAAAACACCGCCCGCCGGGGTCTTTTCCTTTCCGTGATCTTCTGGATCGTCTTCGACTTCATGACCACCACCACGGGACTCTATGCTCGTGCGGCGATGCCTGCTCTGGCCGATGCCCAGTTCAGTTATCCCCTTCTGGCAGAAGCCGTCCTGCCGCCCTTTGCCTCGGCCTTGTTCATGCTGGGGCTTCTGGCTACCGTCATGAGCACCATCGACAGTTATGCCTTCCTGGCCGCTGTCACCTTCGGGCGGGACATCGTCTGGCGACTTCGGGGAAGCCGGGGCGATTCCAATCGCTTCAGCCGCATGGGGCTTCTGGTCACGGGGCTGGTCAGCGTGGGGCTTGCCCTCTGGCGGGAGTCCATCGTGGGTCTCTGGCACGATCTGGGAAGCGTGGGAACGCCGGTCCTGCTATTTCCCCTCGCCCTGAGCTTCGGGCGCAGGAAGATCGCGGCGCCCTGGATTCTGGCCTCCATGATTTCGGGAGGAACGATCAGCCTGGCCTGGCTGATGGCCGGCAAGGCAGGACTCGCCCTGCCGCTGGATCTGGAAGCCATTTTCCCGGGTTTGATGATGAGCGGTCTGATCTGTCTTGCAGGGTGGATCAGGGCCAGGAACTGA
- a CDS encoding thiamine diphosphokinase produces the protein MGLVLLDGPAAPTERLERWLSEATFFLCADGAGGRTLPRLPDAIVGDLDSIGEVSEDQTLIRLEEQDRTDAEKCVELCFEAGCDRVVLLGEIGGRWDHSLVQLALPLAWPGQVLMAGSEQIAMGVSGKEEFRIPEGRALSLFPLFGPARGVTLRGCLWPLEREDLLQTEGRTASNRVCQESVSLEIESGSVLLICEHRSEDPLWRLGP, from the coding sequence ATGGGGCTGGTCCTGCTGGATGGCCCCGCAGCTCCGACAGAGAGGCTGGAGCGCTGGCTTTCCGAAGCCACCTTCTTTCTCTGCGCGGATGGTGCGGGTGGCAGGACCTTGCCCCGCTTACCTGACGCAATCGTCGGCGACCTGGACTCCATCGGCGAAGTCTCAGAAGATCAGACCCTGATTCGACTGGAAGAACAGGACCGTACTGATGCCGAAAAATGCGTTGAACTCTGCTTTGAAGCGGGCTGTGACCGTGTCGTGCTTCTGGGAGAAATCGGCGGACGCTGGGACCACAGTCTGGTTCAGCTCGCACTTCCCCTGGCATGGCCGGGGCAGGTTCTCATGGCCGGATCAGAGCAGATCGCTATGGGCGTGAGCGGAAAAGAAGAGTTCCGGATTCCTGAAGGCCGGGCCCTGTCCCTCTTTCCCCTCTTCGGGCCCGCCCGGGGAGTGACACTCCGTGGCTGTCTTTGGCCACTGGAAAGAGAAGACCTTCTGCAGACAGAAGGACGAACTGCTTCCAACCGGGTCTGCCAGGAAAGTGTCAGCCTGGAAATCGAAAGTGGAAGTGTTCTTCTGATCTGTGAACACCGAAGCGAAGACCCGCTCTGGCGCCTTGGTCCATGA